The nucleotide sequence TTTTAATGAATTTTTAGGGATCTCGCCGAAGACTTATGCCCAGATCATACGCTTCCAATGCACGATCGATCATATGAATCACGATACGGATATTTCATTTTCTAATATCTCCGCTGAACACGGTTATTACGATCAGGCCCAGTTTACCAGAGATTTTAAGAAATATGCTCTCTCTACACCGGGCGCCTATCGTTCCGTACTTCAAAAGAGCGGCTATATCAATAAGTTTATGTATTTTTGAGATCATGAATTTTCCCACCGGCCGACTCAAAATCTTTCCAGTGCATGTCAAAAGCCCCCGCATTTTTACCGCGGAGGCTTTATAAATACTGTCATGCTGTTTTCTCTTTAGCACTTCTTACCACATGATAAAGATTATGTTCCATCGCCATCAGATTTTTAACCTCGATAGCCTTAAAAAGCGGAAGTTTCATAATCTTTTTAACCCATATAAATGCATATATTGATAGAACTGCAAAAATAATTCCTACTATCTTATAGATCATTAATCTCGTCTCATTATCTGCTGCGATATTGTAGATCATAAAGATATTTCCTGCGATTCCTAAAAGCGGTATTATCGGGCCTCCCGGTACCTTAAAGGTTCTCGGAACTTTAGCCATCTTACGTCTGAATACCAAAACATTTATGCAGGATACACAATATGCCGCCATCCAGAATACACATCCTATAAGGATCAGAAATGACAACTGCGAACTGGTCGAAAGGCCTGTAGCATTTATGATCACCATTAGGCCACCTATCATCAGAATTCCCACATAAGGAGCCCCGTTTTTATTTTTATTCATAAATACTTTCGGCAAAAGTCCTATCTTTGCCATGCCGGCACAGATATAGGCGAGTGATGAAATGACCGAATTTACCGTACTTACAACAGCAAATATAGAGATAAGCGCCATCCAGTATTTTCCGAATTCGCCCAGAAGGCTTATTCCGTAGAGAACATGCGGTGAAGCATCTCCGGCGAGTTGGCTCCAGTCTGTATAGTTATGCATTCCGAGTATTACAATGATCTCCATGCCGCATACTATCAACAGACTCATGATCATTCCAAGCGGTACATTTCTTCTCTGATTTCTGACATTTGGAGCGATCGGAATAATGAACTCACAGCCTAAAAATAAGAAGAAAGCAAGACCGACCATGGAAAAAATATCCGAAGGTGCTGACGAAATTACAAGCGGCTGGACTACAACTTCTCCTGTTCCCAGATGAAAGATTCCAATAATACCCATAAGTACAAGAGATATAATAAGTCCATATGCCACAATATCCTGAATCTTAGCAAAAAGATCTATCCCCTTTAGGTTAGCTGCGATCAGTATTAAAAGAAGAACCACGCAGAAAGCTCCTCCCGGAATATCAGTCCCCAGCACTGAGCTGATGGTGTTTCCAAACATGGCACATTCCGCAGATCCTGCGATCGTATTGCAGACCAGATAACCTCCAACCATGGTGATTATAGTTATAAACGGTCCGAGCGAGCCCAGCGTATATTGGGCCAGGCCACCTGTAAGATTCGGCATCAGCGCGTTAAGTTCAGCAAGACACATGGCTGTCATTATATTAAAGGCACACGCTATCAACATTGCTATAATAAATGTAATTCCCAGGCTGCCCGCCCCCTGTCCGAGTGACATTAGACAGCTCGTTGCCACAATAAGTCCGACACCTGTAGCTATGACGCTGGGAAGTCCAAGTTTTCCTTTGTTCATATGCATTCCTCCCTGCGGTTATTCAGACTAAAGCTGCTTCGCCTTCTTCTCCGGTCCTTACCCGGATTATGTTTTCAATATCTGAGATAAATATTTTTCCATCTCCTATATGACCGGTATATAGTTCTTTTTCTATAACATCTACAACCTTCTCAACAATTTCGGATGGAACGACCATCATCATCATCTGTTTCGGCAAAAGCTCCGGCGTCTTATTCATTTCTATCTCATATTCCTGAGTTCCGTTCTCTACTCCGCATCCGAGTGCCTGGACTACTGTCATTCCGGTGACGCCGAGATTTCCCAGCGCCTTTTGCAGATCAGATAATTTATACAGAGATGTCACAACTTCTATCCTTGAAAATTTCATAATGATCCACTCCTCTCTTTTATGCAAGTGCAGGTTCCTGCCAGAGGTTAAGCTTTGTTCCAATTCCCATCTCAAGAGCCTTTCTGTAAACAACCGTCCCCCAGGCCACATCTTCAACCGGCATTCCGCCTACCGAATAAATTACGATTTCATCATCTTTTCTGTGTACCGGTACTGTGCCCATGATAACATCTCCAAGATCATCGATATCCGAACTCTTCATTTTCCCCTCTGCTATCATATCCATAACCTTTACAGCAGGGATCGGGATTGTATTGTAAGCATTAGGGCTATATTCCTCCTCCCATGCCTCATAAAGTTTAATGTTGTCCGTTACAGTTCTCGCCCTGTTGATAAGAAA is from Lachnospiraceae bacterium C1.1 and encodes:
- a CDS encoding APC family permease; translation: MNKGKLGLPSVIATGVGLIVATSCLMSLGQGAGSLGITFIIAMLIACAFNIMTAMCLAELNALMPNLTGGLAQYTLGSLGPFITIITMVGGYLVCNTIAGSAECAMFGNTISSVLGTDIPGGAFCVVLLLILIAANLKGIDLFAKIQDIVAYGLIISLVLMGIIGIFHLGTGEVVVQPLVISSAPSDIFSMVGLAFFLFLGCEFIIPIAPNVRNQRRNVPLGMIMSLLIVCGMEIIVILGMHNYTDWSQLAGDASPHVLYGISLLGEFGKYWMALISIFAVVSTVNSVISSLAYICAGMAKIGLLPKVFMNKNKNGAPYVGILMIGGLMVIINATGLSTSSQLSFLILIGCVFWMAAYCVSCINVLVFRRKMAKVPRTFKVPGGPIIPLLGIAGNIFMIYNIAADNETRLMIYKIVGIIFAVLSIYAFIWVKKIMKLPLFKAIEVKNLMAMEHNLYHVVRSAKEKTA
- a CDS encoding P-II family nitrogen regulator, translating into MKFSRIEVVTSLYKLSDLQKALGNLGVTGMTVVQALGCGVENGTQEYEIEMNKTPELLPKQMMMMVVPSEIVEKVVDVIEKELYTGHIGDGKIFISDIENIIRVRTGEEGEAALV